The Sesamum indicum cultivar Zhongzhi No. 13 unplaced genomic scaffold, S_indicum_v1.0 scaffold00109, whole genome shotgun sequence genome contains the following window.
CCGATTCTCCTACAGGATTAAGAATTTTCCTTGAATTATTAACAACTCAATTCCACCTAATTAACAAACCCTCATATCCCTCAAAACCCACACatcctctccctctccctcacATCAAATGGCTATGGCCACTATTGCTCGGCGAAGAGCCACCACTCTCTTCTCATCGTCCTCCAACCATCTCTCCACCCGCACGCGGATTCTCGCCAGGGGATTCGCTTCCGGATCCGATAACAACGACGTCGTCGTCATAGGCGGCGGTCCCGGTGGTTACGTCGCCGCCATCAAAGCCGCGCAGCTCGGCCTCAAGACTACGTGCATCGAGAAGCGCGGTACCCTCGGCGGCACCTGCCTCAACGTTGGTTGCATCCCTTCCAAGGTATCACCAAAACGTCTTTCCCCTATTTTTCTACATCTcccattcttttcttttatattttgatttggttttgaatttgtgcttttctttttattaattgatttccTATAACTATCCATGATTCTGACTTAATCATAATACATGCACTAGTATGAGCTGCTGTTTTGAGGATTTTTCATTACTTATTACTTAATTGGTCCCGGCATTATGTCTCGTCTAATTGAAATGCTTCTTCGAATCGAAATCGTTGTCAACGAAAATTTTCGTTTGGTGAATAGTAAGTGAAAGCTATATTTCCTTTTGGTGGTACCATAAAGGGCATTTTTAACTGCAGAATTTCATCTAGCTGATGTTCCATTTGAGATAGTGGAATTCAGCTGTGCTTATTATATAAGCTATTGAACATCATATATCTTTCGAGAAGCGTTGACCTTAAGATTCATAATTGGTTTGTTACCATTTTAGCATCTTGCAAAATTTGGTTACTCTTGGTTTGTTATAGGGTGGGAGTGTTGGCAGGCAGTTGAGCCAAGAAGGGAGACTTGAGGTACCATAAAACTTAAGTAAGGTTTTTGTGGCACTATAGCCACATTTTCATAGAACTGACACTGAAAGCTCTTCTCTACTTTGTTAGCTTGTCTCAGGTCATCTCCCTTGATAAACTTCTGGGTACTAGTTAGTGGCGTTCCATAGATTGTAACAAAAGATGGTTATGCATTTCCTCCATCAACAGAGGTTCTCAGTGTTCACTTATTTGATaggataaatataacaataagtAAAAAGAACAAGCAAATTGCATTTCCTGGGTTTTCTCTTTAACTTTCTAAAGTTCATTAAATTTGTGGGACGGTTTGACTGCCACTCAACGTTACGTATAATGTATATCTGCAAACTTGAGAGGTCTGTAATATAATGGAGTTCTAACTAATGGCCTTGCTTCCTTGGATCTTTAACTTGTTGTCTTGCTTCAATATCTAATCCAATATTGTAATAAAGACCCCTAAATCTTATCTGAAATAGATGTAGTAGTAGGTgaccaatttatctatttgtCAATCTAATTCGTCCATGTGAATGTTttgaacaaattcaaatagtaatatatatttcctcCTTTCGATGGAGGGAGTTTATGACGTCATGTACTGTATTGTTTCGGTGGACTGTTACCAATTGTGAGCTTTCCTTGATCGGCGATGCGTTTGTCTGGTGAGATTTTTTGAACTTGTTTAATGGAATGGCACTCAGGATATCATGTTTTAATTTGTGCTCAATCTCTACATTCTTATCCATTTTGTCAGGCATTGCTTCATTCATCGCATATGTATCATGAAGCGAAGCATACATTTGCCAATCATGGTGTAAAGCTTGCGTCGGTTGAGGTTGATCTACCAGCCATGATGGGTCAAAAAGATAAAGCTGTGGGTAACTTGACTAAAGGTATTGAGGGTCTATTCAAGAAGAACAAAGTAAACTATGTCAAGGGGTATGGCAAGTTCCTTTCTCCTTCTGAAGTTTCAGTTGATACTTTGGAAGGAGGTAGCACAATTGTGAAAGGGAAGAATATCATTATTGCTACTGGATCTGATGTAAAAAGTCTGCCGGGTATAACCATTGATGAAGAAAGAATAGTGTCATCTACTGGGGCTTTAGCGTTGAAAGAGGTTCCAAAGAGACTAGTTGTTATAGGTGCTGGCTATATTGGTCTTGAGATGGGTTCTGTCTGGGGCAGGCTAGGGTCAGAAGTTACTGTTGTTGAGTTTGGCCCAGACATTGTTCCAACCATGGATGGGGAAGTCCGGAAACAATTTCAACGTTCCCTCGAGAAGCAGAAGATGAAATTCATTCTTAAAACTAAGGTTGTGTCTGTCGACACCACGGGGAATGGCGTGAAGCTGACCCTTGAACCAGCAGCTGGCGGTGACCAGACCAGTCTTGAGGCTGATGTTGTTCTTGTTTCTGCCGGTAGAGTTCCATTTACTGCTGGACTTGAATTGGATAAGATAGGAGTTCAAACTGACAAAGCTGGTCGGATCTTGGTAAATGAACGGTTTGCCACAAATGTACCCGGCGTATATGCCATTGGTGATGTTATTCCCGGACCAATGTTGGCTCACAAGGCTGAGGAGGATGGTGTTGCATGCGTTGAATATATTGCTGGCAAGGAAGGCCATGTGGACTATGATTTGGTTCCTGGGGTTGTTTACACACACCCTGAGGTGGCATCTGTAGGCAAAACTGAGGAGCAGGTGAAAACACTTGGAGTTGATTATCGTGTGGGTAAGTTCCCTTTCTTGGCAAACAGCAGGGCAAAGGCAATTGATGATGCTGAGGGGGTGGTGAAGATACTAGCTGAGAAGGAGACCGACAAGATTTTGGGTGTCCACATAATGGCACCAAATGCAGGAGAGCTCATCCATGAGGCTGTTTTGGCTCTGCAATATGGAGCATCAAGTGAGGACATTGCTCGCACATGCCATGCTCATCCAACTATGAGTGAGGCAGTGAAGGAGGCTGCCATGGCTACATATGACAAGCCCATTCACATTTAGGAAATACCTTATGTTATTTAATGAGTTGGGATTAGTTTTTGACCAAAACCTAGCATAGTTTTTGCATCAATTCCTGCCTTGCTCAAAATGATCGAGTGGTTGAACAAAGATCTCCCTTCTTTTCTTCCCATTCCATTTGGGAAAATATTGCTGTACTTGAATGAAATGCTCTTCTCATGATAATGTGAGTAATAAGAAATTAGGTTGATACCAAAACTCTTGGGTGGTTTTTGGTGTAGGTGGTTTTGAGTAGGCTATTCCTACATTAATCCTGGTAATAAtaatagggttaattatactgACCTTGATACTATAGGAATATACAAATTTTCCTTTCTCAccattaaaattacaaattgcTTGTTTTGACTAGCAGGTATTAATCATATGTAACGGTAGGTGTTTAAATAGTCATTTtccccttatatatatatatatgaaattagaaatgattcaataaaattgaaaatagaagTGGATCAAAATATCCtcaagtattttctttttcaaatatttatttttccaccaCGTTCCTCAATCCTCACCCCAACTTTCTCTTTCTTCCGCTGtttccctaattttcttcCCTATCCTAACCATCACCACTCTGTTACCAGTAATTCACGATCGCACCACCACTCTCCTCTCCAGTATCTATCACCATCCACCAAGACTCTTTGATGACAATTGATTGTAAGCGCCACCGCCGTTGCGGGGTCAAAGCTCCGATTGGGGCGTCTGCAATGAATTCTGATTTCTTTATGGTTGTAGGAAATACGGATTCGAGCAGAGGAGTTATTTGGGGAAGGGGCAGTGCTTGAGGGCGGGCTGTTGGTGAACGCAATGTGGCGCACTGGTGATCGGGGTTTGGTTGGGGGAAGACGGGAATAGTGCGTCAAGGAAAAAAAGGGTTGAGCAAGATGATAatcatttttctaattttatttccgtctttatttgtttttttcttttcaattaattgttttgcttagtatgaaattattaaaagtattttgttttatttgctttacttgaaaataaaaaggaggaaaatgtttttcttgaataatttaaaaaatacttatgtGTTCAATATTTGTTACGTATagaatagaattaaaatacattagaATTAGagttgtttaaatttttacttcacataataaaattggctaaattagtgaaatttgcCTCAATATCTTtaacatttaaataatatataagttttattttattgcttactataaaataattataacttcaacaaaatatgcaaaatagatatttttctttttacacaGACGGACATTTTTTTACAGGGGGTAGTatgcatttttcctttttttcatgAGATCATCTAAATAGAAGGGACAATTTGTAAGGTGAATATATTTGAAGAAGaagttttatgtaattttcataataagagtgggaaatttgaatattttcatattggtAGGGAAGTCAGTATAATTAACTCTTAATAATCTATGAATTCAAGTTAGAGATATTCATTAACCATTATCTAGTTTTAATCTAATTCTAAGTTAATATGACTGATGATCTCACTCACTAAAACAATAACCCATTTTGTAACGCATAGAAAACAGATTCGAGCAATGAAATCGAAAACTAAAGATCCCCTTACAAGTCAAGTGtatataatgaaaattctTGTCATTACACGAATCTGTTTATCTTCTTCCAATTTTCACTAAATTCATTCACAAACTGCACCAAATTGATTAAGAATTACTTGAAAAAATCCATGATTGTACTAGTTTCCTGATAATCTATCTGCAATATAAGTCCTCCATTACCCCCCAAACCACCTCTCCAGTTGCAGTAAAATGGGGAGAATGCTACTTTCTCTGTTATTTCCTCTCCTCTTTGTAATGTTAGGATGTCTGGCTAACGCAACACCAGACCCAACACCATCAGACTTGATCACAACAATTTGTTCACAAACAACTAATGTTCCTCTGTGTCATCTGATATTAAGTCCAGGTGGTCGTGTTGCCGGTGCAACTCTTAGAGACCTAGCCAAAATCTCTCTCAAACCAACATTACTAACTGCTACAGAAACTTTTAAGCTGATCATCATGCTATTTAAGGTTGAAAGGAAGCGAAAGACCAGACAGCGGTTTCGGTCATGCTTGAAGGACTATGTTGAGGCCATTAGAGGGGTCAGAGAGTGGGAGGCTTTGCTCAACTCTGGCAATTATAGCTCCCTGTACGCAAAGGCAGTGGCTATCGCCATTCGCCCTCTTCACTGTGATCAGAATTTTGCGCAACAACCAAGTGAGCCAGATCAACTTAGAGGAGCCAACCAGAAGTTTAAAGATATTTGCAGCATCATAACCGTTATTTCTGATCATTTAAACCAAAACAACTAATACTTATTTACATACCCAATGTTTCACATGGTtcagaaatgaaataattttccgCCTTCAATGTGATGAATCTTGCGTGGAATGCCTGGggaaataattgtatatatatgtttgcaaACTTCAGCTTATCAATTTTTGGTCAAACTTCATAATAGCTATTTGCCAATCTTTAAAACTCTTGGATACGCATTGACTGGCAAGCCAAACATAACAAAAGACGACCAAAGCTTCAGAGTAGATGAAATCAAGATGGAATTGCCCTTTGCTCTAATTAAGCCATTCATATTGTTCTTCTTCATACTTTGCAATATAACATTCCTGCGGGTCCGTgcaaaaacatcaaatgacTTGATCTCTGATGTCTGCAAAAGAACAACAACTCCGAAACTGTGCTTGCAGATTCTAAAATCAAATGGTAGAGCTCGTAAGGCCTCTTCTCCTCTTGAACTTGGGGAAGTCTCAATGGACTTGAGCAAATCCAGTGCTAAAGCAACGAAAAACATGATACTCTTCTCGTCTCTAAGAACAAGAGATAAGGGACTGAAAGAACGATACAAATCATGTGCTGTGAATTACGACAGTGCCttatattacattaacatTGCAAACCAGTACTTTAAAGGTGGTGATTATGCAAGTGTAGGCAGATATACAGCAGCTGCACTAAATGAGCCAATTGCTTGTAGACACAACTTTGCAAGGGCTGAACCAACATGGCTCAGGGAAGGGAACGGCAAGTTGGAATGCCTTTGCAGTGTCGTTTTGGTTATTAGTGACCATCTATCTGGGAGACACTGCTCATTTCCTGCTGGCTAATATTTACCCAATGTTTGATGAGATTTAGgaagaaaatgcaaattgGATGGTCTTGAGCTTCCTTTATTATTTGTCGAAGATATGACTTGGAATAACGAATTGCTATGTTTACAGGTTTAAAAcctgataaaataaaaaggtgaATTGCACTTATCAGATATCATAGAAACGGACTATATCATAAATTTGGCTTGACATGTCATGATGGCATCAATGGTTGATAGTTAGTGCAAAGtggaaaaatttgttttatggGAAAGAATCGTAAAGATTAAGCTATAGAGATTAGCCCCATTTTCCCAGATCATGACTTTAATACGCTTTTCTCTCCCACTATACCAAGACATCATGAAAATACTACATAAGATATGGCACTACAAGCACCAGGAGCAACTTTCAAAGTTACAGAAAGCAATATGAAAGTGTTCTTTGCTTCTACTTCTACACAAAAGTTTGtacttgtttattttctcatGTCTATAATCGGCAGCAAATGACCTTATCAATGATATCTgccagaaaatgaaaaatcctTTGTGCTGAAAGATTCTGAAATTTGATCGTAGGGAGAAGTCGCTTTAGAAATGGCAGCGGCCTGCATGGACTCAACTGCCAGGATGCTCTGATCACttgaaagaacaagaaatcaTCAGCTAAGAGAGAAGTTTGAGAATCGTTGGGTATATTATGcatttatctataattacTTGGAAGAAGCAAAAGACAGCATCAGCAGCAGCGATGTCAATAGCAATTTCAGCGACCAGCTTTTGAAGCGAAGAaactaaaacaagaaaatgaaaagttgaaaTGCCTCtgccaaataaaaatactactTCCATACCAGTTATGTGAAGTGCAGTATTCTGAAGCAATCAATGCTCATACTGAATGGGGGAACAGTGTCAAAATCTGGTGACAATAAAAAGTTGGCCTCCCTTGCCCTCAACAAACCTGCCTGCTTTTATCAAATATGTCAACAATGATAGGACGAGTCTTTTTGGCATCATTGTGGTTATGTCAAACAAAGTAGCAGCAGCATGAAAAATGTTGCACAGTACACCATTATATATGCACAACCAAGATACTAATGTTTGCTGTAATTACAATTTGTTGTGGCAATAtcttaaatatatgttaatcaACAAGTGGTGTTAAGCTTGTAAATATACACAGTATTCATTCATTGCcgttcttaatattttattcatgtaCGAATATGAATATTACactatcaaaataataaattatatgacaattacaatataattatcgtACGTATATCATACTTGCTCTGTAAATAATTTGGTTCGATCATACTTTGGTCCGCTcaagaatttttctaatttatctTGAATTTAGATATATGCACTTTTATTCCTATCTTTCAGAAAGCCCATCCCGTCAACTAATGCGCTATTCCATATAATTACTGGGCTTTGGCCCTTGTAATTATGGGCCAAAAAGTAAAGATAGGCCTTTTGGTCAAAAAACCCTACTACTGCCCCGGCGCTCCCAGGTTGCTTGCGCCTTACCCATCGTCTAGAGCCTTCATCATCCAC
Protein-coding sequences here:
- the LOC105178852 gene encoding dihydrolipoyl dehydrogenase, mitochondrial-like — encoded protein: MAMATIARRRATTLFSSSSNHLSTRTRILARGFASGSDNNDVVVIGGGPGGYVAAIKAAQLGLKTTCIEKRGTLGGTCLNVGCIPSKALLHSSHMYHEAKHTFANHGVKLASVEVDLPAMMGQKDKAVGNLTKGIEGLFKKNKVNYVKGYGKFLSPSEVSVDTLEGGSTIVKGKNIIIATGSDVKSLPGITIDEERIVSSTGALALKEVPKRLVVIGAGYIGLEMGSVWGRLGSEVTVVEFGPDIVPTMDGEVRKQFQRSLEKQKMKFILKTKVVSVDTTGNGVKLTLEPAAGGDQTSLEADVVLVSAGRVPFTAGLELDKIGVQTDKAGRILVNERFATNVPGVYAIGDVIPGPMLAHKAEEDGVACVEYIAGKEGHVDYDLVPGVVYTHPEVASVGKTEEQVKTLGVDYRVGKFPFLANSRAKAIDDAEGVVKILAEKETDKILGVHIMAPNAGELIHEAVLALQYGASSEDIARTCHAHPTMSEAVKEAAMATYDKPIHI